From Toxorhynchites rutilus septentrionalis strain SRP chromosome 2, ASM2978413v1, whole genome shotgun sequence, a single genomic window includes:
- the LOC129767111 gene encoding phospholipid scramblase 3-like, giving the protein MSNAKTNQNIHEHDVPTFDLSWDYGYDGEVRVAPQNNVTPIVHQGENRIITAQPQHNENSYISTINDNPIRAINSPFLTPFNPRSGLDFLYGLPSLFIEQTYDLNELLSAVSSENRYTIRGPSNEALYAASETSNSNDRCWGSLRPFQLSLIDRSHHEVLLLKKNLGCGVLCCFCRTQFLEMWATPGDLIGCIQQDFGLTSREIILMNGDLNTMFRITVPLAEAIRMPKETHFRVMDRDLRSQKGTITRAWNVGSSSYTNNIYFNEPELDVRLKALFLGAAFLLVWL; this is encoded by the exons ATGTCGAACGCAAAAACCAATCAAAACATTCATGAACACGACGTTCCAACGTTCGATCTCAGCTGGGACTACGGATACGATGGCGAAGTTCGTGTCGCACCGCAAAACAATGTGACTCCGATAG TTCATCAAGGCGAAAATCGAATCATCACAGCACAGCCTCAGCATAATG AAAATTCTTACATATCTACGATCAATGACAACCCGATCCGTGCGATAAACAGTCCCTTTTTGACGCCATTCAACCCAAGATCTGGTTTGGATTTTCTATACGGACTACCTTCGTTATTCATTGAGCAAACCTACGACTTGAATGAAT TACTATCAGCGGTCTCCTCCGAGAATCGGTACACCATACGCGGTCCTTCGAACGAAGCCCTGTACGCGGCGTCGGAAACTTCAAACTCGAATGATCGCTGCTGGGGATCACTCCGACCCTTCCAGTTGTCCCTCATCGATCGGAGTCACCATGAGGTTCTTCTGCTGAAAAAGAACCTCGGCTGTGGGGTGCTGTGTTGCTTCTGTCGGACTCAGTTCCTAGAGATGTGGGCTACGCCGGGGGATTTGATCGGATGCATCCAGCAGGATTTTGGCCTAACATCCAGAGAGATAATTCTGATGAACGGGGATTTGAATACGATGTTTCGTATCACCGTTCCACTCGCTGAAGCCATTCGGATGCCGAAAGAAACACACTTCCGGGTGATGGATCGAGACTTGCGGTCGCAGAAAGGAACCATCACAAGGGCATGGAATGTTGGCAGTTCATCGTACACGAACAATATTTACTTTAACGAACCAGAGTTGGATGTTCGATTGAAAGCATTATTTCTGGGTGCTGCCTTCTTACTGGTATGGTTGTGA